A stretch of the Desulfobacter sp. genome encodes the following:
- a CDS encoding DUF1365 family protein, whose protein sequence is MNSKIYRGSIAHRRYLPVNHELCYPIYIFAFDLDDLARLNQRYPLFGYNRKAVTSIHDKDYLHPSHLPLKDKIITTLARHGITTPIAGVTTITSARYFNYVFNPVSFHYCFSRDQKLSAIIAEVNNTYGERHPYVLTKNICPPDNWFASFQTPKVFHVSPFNKIQGMYYFYFSDLSDQLEIKIELVNDNKKIMEAVLKGESRPLTVSNHLKTMIKYPAAPHLSVPRIYAHAFKLFFQKKLPFNNKPIPGNPMTLIKQTPGWVERICKRLVIQALKKMSAGCLKIEMPDNTPLFFGDPNDRPMAVMKIQDNHFFQRLVFDGEIGFGETFMASEWETPDLVGLLMLLITNRDQFSDGNFMLSFITRVQEKIAHERRRNTIENTTENIRDHYDLSNEFYALFLDRQMLYSCGIFKTPQESLEQAQENKMVRILEQADVQKDHHILEIGCGWGGFAVFAAKQTGCRVTGITVSQAQYDRACQRVKDEGLEDKITIERQDYRHTRGQFDRIISIEMIEAVGPQFLSTYFQQAQKLLKPGGRMVFQAIIIQDERYAQYCRERDWIQKHIFPGGHLPCLKVLNQTLSAHTDFKIADVYHMGPHYATTLDHWQQRFVDRSQEISRMGFNPTFRRKWQYYFSICQAGFIVGGIDNIQMRLTL, encoded by the coding sequence GTGAATTCAAAAATCTATCGCGGATCCATTGCCCATCGCAGGTATTTACCTGTGAATCATGAACTTTGTTATCCAATATATATATTTGCCTTTGATCTTGACGATCTTGCCCGCCTCAACCAACGATATCCCCTGTTTGGGTATAACAGGAAGGCTGTAACATCCATCCATGACAAAGATTATCTGCACCCTTCCCATCTGCCGCTCAAGGACAAAATCATAACCACCCTGGCCCGGCATGGGATCACCACCCCCATTGCCGGTGTGACCACCATCACCTCGGCCCGGTATTTTAATTATGTATTCAACCCGGTAAGCTTTCATTATTGCTTTTCCCGGGACCAAAAACTTTCGGCCATCATCGCAGAGGTCAACAACACCTACGGCGAGCGCCATCCCTATGTGCTGACCAAAAACATCTGCCCCCCGGACAACTGGTTTGCAAGTTTTCAAACCCCCAAGGTATTTCATGTCTCACCCTTTAATAAGATCCAAGGGATGTATTATTTTTATTTTTCAGACCTTTCGGACCAACTGGAAATCAAAATTGAACTGGTCAATGACAATAAAAAAATAATGGAGGCCGTTCTCAAGGGAGAAAGCCGACCTTTGACCGTGTCAAATCATCTTAAAACCATGATCAAATATCCTGCAGCCCCCCATTTGAGTGTTCCGAGAATCTATGCCCATGCATTTAAACTTTTTTTTCAAAAAAAACTGCCGTTTAACAATAAACCGATTCCGGGAAATCCTATGACATTGATAAAACAAACCCCCGGCTGGGTGGAACGCATCTGTAAACGTCTGGTCATCCAGGCATTGAAAAAGATGTCAGCCGGCTGCCTGAAAATTGAAATGCCCGACAACACCCCTTTATTCTTCGGTGATCCCAATGATCGGCCAATGGCGGTCATGAAGATACAAGACAACCATTTTTTCCAGCGCCTTGTTTTTGACGGTGAGATCGGATTTGGAGAAACCTTTATGGCATCAGAATGGGAGACCCCCGATCTTGTCGGCCTACTCATGCTGCTGATCACGAATCGGGATCAATTTTCAGACGGCAATTTCATGCTCTCTTTTATCACCCGGGTCCAGGAAAAAATAGCCCATGAAAGGCGCAGAAACACAATAGAGAATACAACAGAAAACATCCGGGACCACTATGATTTGAGCAATGAATTTTATGCCCTGTTCCTGGACCGGCAGATGCTCTATTCCTGCGGAATTTTCAAGACCCCCCAAGAGAGTCTGGAACAGGCCCAGGAAAATAAAATGGTCCGGATTCTTGAACAGGCAGATGTGCAAAAAGACCATCACATTCTTGAAATCGGCTGCGGCTGGGGAGGCTTTGCCGTGTTTGCCGCAAAACAGACCGGCTGCAGGGTCACGGGCATTACCGTATCCCAGGCCCAGTATGACCGGGCATGTCAGCGGGTAAAAGACGAGGGGCTTGAAGATAAGATCACCATAGAACGCCAGGATTACCGCCATACAAGGGGTCAGTTTGACCGGATCATTTCCATTGAAATGATCGAGGCGGTAGGCCCCCAGTTTTTGTCCACCTATTTTCAACAGGCCCAAAAACTTTTAAAGCCCGGCGGACGCATGGTATTCCAGGCCATCATTATCCAAGATGAACGATATGCCCAGTACTGCAGGGAACGGGACTGGATCCAGAAACATATTTTCCCGGGCGGTCACCTGCCCTGCCTCAAGGTCCTCAACCAGACCCTGTCAGCCCATACCGACTTTAAGATCGCAGATGTCTATCATATGGGACCCCACTATGCCACAACCCTTGACCACTGGCAGCAACGGTTTGTTGACCGCAGCCAGGAGATTTCCAGAATGGGGTTTAACCCGACCTTCCGTAGAAAATGGCAATATTATTTTTCCATCTGCCAGGCAGGCTTTATTGTTGGCGGCATTGACAATATTCAGATGAGATTGACACTTTAA
- a CDS encoding FAD-dependent oxidoreductase, translating into MDSKQNLNIAVIGSGISGICSAYLLQNQHRVTLFEKNDYFGGHTHTIVLDQGPDRGTPVDTGFIVLNQRTYPNFIKFLSRLKVKKALTQMSFSYHCERSGLSYASQNLNSIFADRSNLVKPKFLRFVYEMVRYLQVLRKEYLTHELPDITLAEYVSQKGLHREVVDQFIIPMAAAIWSGSDFQMAQFPIQTFAQFYENHGLLGVTGHPPWYFVQGGSHTYVKAFLAGFKGKAVKNTTITRVSRTEDQITLAFEQGPAQTFDAVVMATHADQALKMLETPSPGEKKLLGAWTYSHNSTLLHTDTRVMPPNKRAWASWNYKRSAQSDKGAPVMVSYDMTRLQDLGTSRPYFVTLNPQKPIPENHVIKKLVYTHPQYSFDAFASQKDLPGLNGHLNTFFCGAYFGYGFHEDGVRSALAVAEKFGVSL; encoded by the coding sequence ATGGACTCAAAACAAAATTTGAACATTGCCGTGATCGGCTCGGGTATTTCCGGCATCTGTTCGGCATATCTACTCCAGAACCAACACCGGGTGACCCTGTTTGAAAAAAATGATTATTTCGGCGGCCATACCCACACCATTGTGCTTGACCAGGGGCCGGACCGGGGAACCCCTGTGGATACGGGGTTTATCGTCCTCAACCAACGGACATATCCGAATTTTATCAAATTTTTATCCCGGCTCAAGGTTAAAAAAGCCTTGACCCAAATGTCTTTCTCCTACCATTGCGAACGGTCCGGGCTCAGCTATGCCAGCCAGAACCTGAATTCAATTTTCGCCGACCGGTCCAACCTGGTCAAACCCAAATTCTTGCGATTTGTCTACGAAATGGTCCGCTATCTTCAGGTGCTGAGAAAAGAGTACCTCACCCATGAACTGCCAGACATCACCCTGGCCGAATACGTGAGCCAAAAAGGGCTTCACCGTGAAGTGGTTGATCAGTTTATCATTCCCATGGCAGCCGCCATCTGGTCAGGTTCCGATTTCCAGATGGCACAATTCCCCATCCAGACCTTTGCCCAGTTTTATGAAAATCACGGACTGCTGGGGGTTACAGGCCACCCGCCCTGGTATTTTGTCCAAGGCGGCAGCCATACCTATGTCAAGGCCTTTTTGGCCGGATTTAAAGGAAAGGCCGTCAAAAACACTACCATCACAAGGGTATCCCGGACAGAGGACCAAATCACCCTGGCCTTTGAGCAGGGTCCGGCCCAGACCTTTGACGCCGTTGTTATGGCCACCCATGCAGACCAGGCATTGAAAATGCTCGAAACCCCCAGTCCTGGGGAAAAAAAGCTGCTGGGCGCCTGGACCTATTCACACAATTCAACCCTCCTTCACACGGATACCCGGGTCATGCCTCCCAATAAAAGGGCCTGGGCCAGCTGGAATTACAAGCGGAGCGCACAATCAGACAAAGGCGCCCCGGTCATGGTCAGTTATGACATGACCCGGCTCCAGGACCTTGGGACAAGCCGGCCCTATTTTGTTACCCTCAATCCCCAAAAGCCCATACCAGAAAATCATGTGATCAAAAAATTGGTGTACACCCATCCCCAATATTCGTTTGATGCCTTTGCCTCCCAAAAGGATTTGCCCGGTTTAAACGGTCATCTGAACACCTTTTTCTGCGGTGCTTATTTTGGATATGGCTTCCACGAAGACGGCGTCCGGTCGGCTTTGGCTGTGGCAGAAAAATTCGGGGTGAGCCTGTGA
- a CDS encoding acetoacetate--CoA ligase, which translates to MSRLLWTPSPARKEASNIHGFMQRVNASQGLCLESYQDLYTWSVDHISQFWEQMWKEAGILCSDAWHQVVDDENKMPGARWFEGARLNFAQNLLRYRDDKTALIFRGENQVRRTLTYAQLYQKTARVASGLRAQGVQPGDRVVGFMPNMPETIIFMLASASIGAVWSSCSPDFGIKGVMDRFGQIQLKVLVTADGYFFKGKALSCLERVKGILEQIPSIKKAVVVPYIHDAPDIKGLPKACAYADFGTDKPEILFEQLPFDHPLYIMYSSGTTGLPKCMVQSAGGVLIHQVKELMLHTDLKREDTLFYFTTCGWMMWNWLTCGLFLGATIVLYDGNPFHPGPDALWRMAQEENISIFGTSAGYIAALRNAGVRPGKEFNLGALRTLLSTGSPLSAEDFDFIYQEVKGDLQLSSISGGSDLNGCFALGNPLDPVYAGELQCRGLGMKVEAYDPDGTSVIGEQGELVCEKAFPSMPVGFWNDEDGSRYHSAYFNVYPGVWTHGDFIEITPKGGVIIYGRSDATLNPGGVRIGTAEIYRRLEQMNEIEDAVVVGQDWDHDVRVILFVKMAPGVELTEGLENLIRIDLRTHASPRHVPAKIICVPDIPYTLNMKKVELAVRNVIHGRPVKNTDALKNPQALDFYRDLKALTV; encoded by the coding sequence ATGTCACGACTTTTATGGACCCCTTCGCCCGCGCGCAAAGAGGCCTCCAATATTCACGGGTTTATGCAGCGGGTCAACGCGTCCCAAGGGCTTTGCCTTGAAAGTTACCAGGATCTGTATACCTGGTCCGTGGACCATATTTCACAATTTTGGGAACAGATGTGGAAAGAGGCGGGCATCCTTTGTTCAGACGCCTGGCACCAGGTGGTGGATGATGAAAATAAGATGCCCGGAGCCCGGTGGTTTGAAGGTGCCCGGCTGAACTTTGCCCAAAACCTGCTCAGATACCGGGACGATAAAACCGCCCTGATTTTCCGGGGTGAGAATCAGGTCCGCCGTACCCTGACCTATGCACAGCTTTATCAAAAAACAGCCCGGGTTGCGTCAGGGCTGAGGGCCCAGGGCGTTCAGCCGGGTGACCGGGTGGTCGGGTTCATGCCCAACATGCCTGAAACCATTATTTTCATGCTGGCATCTGCCAGCATCGGTGCGGTCTGGTCCTCATGTTCGCCGGATTTCGGCATCAAGGGGGTGATGGACAGGTTCGGCCAGATTCAGCTCAAGGTTCTGGTGACGGCGGACGGTTATTTTTTCAAGGGCAAAGCTTTGTCATGCCTGGAGCGGGTAAAAGGAATTCTGGAACAGATTCCCTCCATTAAAAAGGCGGTGGTGGTGCCCTATATTCATGATGCCCCGGATATTAAAGGATTGCCAAAGGCCTGTGCCTATGCGGATTTTGGTACGGACAAACCCGAGATCCTCTTTGAGCAGCTGCCCTTTGACCATCCCCTGTATATCATGTATTCATCCGGCACCACAGGACTTCCCAAGTGCATGGTACAGAGCGCCGGGGGGGTGCTGATCCATCAGGTCAAGGAGCTGATGCTGCACACGGATCTCAAGCGTGAAGATACCCTGTTCTACTTTACAACCTGCGGATGGATGATGTGGAACTGGCTGACCTGCGGGCTTTTTCTCGGTGCCACCATCGTTCTTTACGACGGTAATCCCTTTCACCCGGGCCCGGACGCCCTGTGGCGCATGGCCCAGGAAGAAAACATATCCATCTTCGGCACTTCGGCCGGTTATATTGCCGCCCTTCGCAATGCCGGGGTTCGCCCGGGAAAGGAATTTAACCTTGGTGCGCTTCGTACCCTGCTGTCCACAGGCTCTCCTTTGTCTGCCGAGGATTTTGACTTTATTTACCAGGAGGTGAAAGGCGATCTCCAGCTTTCCTCCATTTCCGGCGGTTCGGATCTCAACGGCTGTTTTGCCCTGGGCAATCCCCTGGACCCGGTCTATGCCGGGGAGCTGCAGTGCAGAGGGCTGGGTATGAAGGTTGAGGCCTATGATCCAGACGGAACGTCCGTGATCGGCGAGCAGGGAGAACTGGTCTGTGAAAAGGCCTTTCCTTCCATGCCGGTGGGGTTTTGGAATGATGAAGACGGGAGCCGGTACCATTCCGCCTATTTTAACGTATATCCCGGGGTCTGGACCCATGGGGATTTTATTGAAATCACCCCCAAAGGCGGGGTGATCATCTATGGCCGTTCCGACGCCACATTGAATCCCGGGGGGGTGCGCATCGGCACTGCCGAGATTTACCGGCGGCTGGAGCAGATGAATGAGATTGAGGACGCCGTGGTGGTGGGGCAGGACTGGGACCATGATGTCAGGGTGATTTTGTTCGTCAAGATGGCCCCAGGGGTTGAACTCACAGAGGGTCTGGAAAATTTGATTCGAATTGATCTGCGCACCCATGCATCACCAAGGCATGTACCGGCCAAGATTATTTGCGTGCCGGACATCCCCTACACCCTGAATATGAAAAAGGTGGAGCTGGCCGTAAGAAACGTGATTCATGGCCGTCCGGTAAAGAACACCGACGCCCTGAAAAATCCCCAAGCCCTGGATTTTTACCGGGATCTTAAGGCGCTCACCGTTTAA
- a CDS encoding SDR family oxidoreductase produces the protein MDINEPTITPDQILILKDDHFTEKSVCMVTGAGSGIGRATAIAAAANHLTVVGLDYNETSGRQTQKLCQALGGRMVFIPCDLTEDAQMDAAVTEAASLGQIRFLANIAGIQHVDPMENFPVETFDLMQRIMVRAPFYLSGKVMPLMREAGGGAIGNMASIHAHICTLNKSSYNIAKFALRGLAKSISAEGQGDIRGFTISTGFVKTALGLGQILAQAKQRGITQEEVVNDVMMGASRVKEMMSPVEVGNLFVLGFSRFSRYLLGGDLLFDGGIVSTY, from the coding sequence ATGGATATTAATGAACCAACAATCACGCCGGACCAGATTCTGATCTTAAAAGATGACCATTTCACAGAAAAAAGCGTCTGTATGGTGACAGGCGCCGGCAGCGGCATTGGCCGGGCAACGGCCATTGCCGCTGCTGCCAACCACCTGACCGTGGTGGGCCTGGATTATAATGAAACATCCGGCCGGCAAACCCAGAAACTCTGCCAGGCACTGGGCGGCCGCATGGTGTTTATCCCCTGTGATTTGACAGAGGATGCCCAGATGGATGCGGCCGTGACCGAGGCGGCAAGCCTCGGCCAGATCAGGTTCCTTGCCAATATTGCCGGCATTCAGCATGTGGATCCCATGGAGAATTTTCCCGTGGAAACCTTTGATCTGATGCAGCGTATTATGGTCAGGGCGCCTTTTTATCTTTCCGGCAAGGTGATGCCCCTGATGCGGGAGGCCGGCGGCGGGGCCATTGGCAACATGGCCTCCATCCATGCCCATATCTGCACCTTGAATAAATCTTCCTATAATATTGCAAAGTTTGCCTTGCGCGGCCTTGCCAAGTCCATCTCTGCCGAGGGCCAGGGCGATATCCGGGGCTTTACCATCAGCACGGGCTTTGTAAAAACCGCCCTTGGCCTGGGCCAGATTCTTGCCCAGGCCAAGCAGAGGGGAATTACCCAGGAAGAGGTGGTCAATGATGTGATGATGGGGGCTTCCCGGGTCAAGGAGATGATGAGTCCTGTGGAGGTGGGCAATCTTTTTGTTCTGGGGTTCTCCAGATTCTCCCGGTATCTGCTCGGTGGTGATCTGCTCTTTGACGGCGGCATCGTATCGACCTATTGA
- a CDS encoding chalcone isomerase family protein translates to MKDKRLIFILVLMAGVLGTGSLHARAAMVDGTRFAQTFETPNERLYLKGTSLLRYLIFIKAYTGALYLPKGVDGSQALGDVPKRLELEYRVAISSDDFAEATRAKIEESVDAALFDRLLPKINALNRLYKNVEPGDRYALTYTPGQGTRLTYNGLALGTIDGSDFAKALFGIWIGANLIDAAFRDDLLGSL, encoded by the coding sequence ATGAAAGATAAGAGACTTATCTTTATTCTGGTCCTGATGGCCGGCGTTTTGGGGACGGGCAGTCTTCATGCACGCGCGGCAATGGTTGACGGCACCCGGTTTGCCCAGACATTTGAGACACCGAACGAACGCCTTTATTTAAAGGGCACCTCATTGCTCCGGTATCTTATTTTTATCAAAGCCTATACCGGGGCATTGTATCTTCCAAAAGGAGTGGACGGATCCCAAGCCCTTGGGGATGTTCCCAAGCGCCTCGAGTTGGAATATCGGGTGGCCATATCATCGGATGACTTTGCCGAAGCTACCCGGGCCAAGATCGAAGAATCTGTAGATGCGGCGCTTTTTGACCGCCTTTTGCCCAAAATAAACGCATTGAACCGCCTGTATAAAAATGTTGAACCTGGAGACCGGTATGCCTTGACCTACACCCCCGGCCAGGGAACCCGGCTGACTTACAACGGCCTGGCCCTGGGCACCATAGACGGGTCAGATTTTGCAAAGGCGTTGTTCGGCATCTGGATCGGTGCCAATCTAATTGATGCGGCATTTCGAGACGATCTTTTGGGGAGTTTATGA
- a CDS encoding SDR family NAD(P)-dependent oxidoreductase: MIRLKESIQVRKNINFVFDYTSDFSRIQEWDPGVISSKAVEPGRTGVGSVYDLKLKFGFFRPKIQYRVVEYQPNAKLVLKGRAESFTAMDTIQFQADNTGTRIDYQADIEFSGVGKYLEPCLVPILKQTGKDAIQGLERVLDHGTSAPFGREWFRSGSNGLDWLADHAIVPGMLMFSRFGYDLSKRFWTEPKTSLYGKQVVLTGGTSGIGKAAAFKIAEKQAFLTIVARNRKKAEQVQQDIIEKTGNPNVDFLIADLSLMKDIRQAATRLCHTKKKIDVLINNAGALFNERQKTPEGVEFTFATDLLGVFYLTMLLKPALARSNGARIISVSSGGMYTQKIDVLDLENRRGEYKGAKAYARAKRGIVILTQIWAQAFRKDGITVHAMHPGWVNTPGIQGALPKFYQGVNKMLRTPEQGADTIVWLAGSARAGQSTGRFWLDRRPHETAVLPGTAESEQERQGLWDQLNAFVSQRLGMPGI; the protein is encoded by the coding sequence ATGATACGACTTAAAGAATCCATCCAGGTTAGAAAAAATATCAACTTCGTTTTTGATTATACAAGTGATTTTAGCCGTATCCAGGAATGGGATCCGGGAGTGATCTCTTCAAAGGCGGTTGAACCCGGCAGAACAGGGGTTGGGTCTGTCTATGACCTGAAACTGAAGTTTGGTTTTTTTCGTCCCAAAATTCAGTATCGGGTGGTGGAATACCAGCCCAATGCAAAGCTGGTGTTAAAAGGCCGGGCAGAATCCTTTACCGCCATGGATACCATACAATTTCAGGCGGACAACACCGGTACCAGAATTGATTACCAGGCCGATATTGAGTTTTCAGGTGTTGGCAAATACCTTGAGCCATGCCTTGTCCCAATTTTAAAGCAGACCGGGAAGGATGCTATACAGGGGCTTGAACGGGTATTGGACCATGGCACCTCAGCCCCCTTTGGCCGGGAATGGTTTCGATCCGGTTCCAACGGGCTGGATTGGCTGGCAGATCACGCCATTGTGCCGGGGATGCTCATGTTCAGCCGGTTTGGCTATGATTTGAGCAAACGATTCTGGACAGAACCCAAAACCAGCCTTTATGGAAAACAGGTGGTCTTGACCGGGGGAACCTCCGGGATCGGCAAGGCTGCTGCCTTTAAAATCGCAGAGAAACAGGCCTTTTTAACCATTGTTGCAAGAAACAGGAAAAAGGCCGAACAGGTGCAACAGGATATTATCGAAAAGACCGGCAATCCAAATGTCGACTTTCTCATTGCCGATCTCAGTCTGATGAAGGACATCAGGCAGGCGGCCACCCGGCTTTGTCATACAAAAAAGAAGATTGATGTCCTGATCAACAATGCCGGCGCCCTGTTCAATGAACGCCAAAAGACACCCGAGGGTGTTGAATTCACATTTGCAACAGATCTGCTCGGGGTGTTTTACCTTACCATGCTGTTGAAACCGGCCCTTGCCAGATCCAATGGGGCAAGGATCATCTCGGTGTCATCCGGGGGGATGTACACCCAGAAAATCGATGTCCTTGACCTTGAAAACCGTAGGGGTGAGTACAAGGGTGCAAAGGCATATGCCCGTGCCAAACGGGGCATTGTCATTTTAACCCAAATATGGGCACAGGCCTTCCGGAAAGACGGGATCACCGTGCATGCCATGCACCCGGGGTGGGTGAATACCCCGGGTATCCAGGGGGCCCTGCCGAAATTTTATCAAGGGGTCAACAAGATGCTCAGAACCCCGGAACAGGGCGCGGATACCATTGTCTGGCTTGCCGGGTCAGCCCGGGCCGGGCAGAGCACGGGCCGGTTCTGGCTGGACAGGCGACCCCATGAAACTGCGGTATTGCCCGGAACGGCGGAATCCGAACAGGAACGCCAGGGCCTGTGGGACCAGCTAAACGCCTTTGTCTCCCAGCGTCTGGGAATGCCCGGGATTTAA
- the uvsE gene encoding UV DNA damage repair endonuclease UvsE: protein MIRFGLCCVFKEHPIKFRRTTASYLARFSEEEQKKRLARLCAENAQSLARALDFCQKNNIGSFRINSQILPLKTHPDMGYDIGDLPGSQELIRAFKACGEFSLTHDIRTTFHPDQFIVLSSPRPDVVQRSVSDLEYQAQVAEWVNADVINIHAGGVYGDKPSAISRLMKTIDTLSDPIRKRLTLENDDKSYSPHDLLPVCRDLKIPLVYDVHHHRCLPDGLAVETATQRALDTWNREPLFHLSSPKNGWDGPSPGKHHDFIDPNDLPRHWIPMDITVEIEAKAKEIAVKQLMADLKFIHT, encoded by the coding sequence ATGATACGATTCGGCCTTTGCTGTGTATTCAAAGAACATCCCATTAAATTTCGAAGGACGACCGCATCCTATCTGGCCCGGTTTTCAGAAGAGGAACAAAAAAAAAGACTGGCCCGGCTGTGCGCTGAAAACGCCCAAAGCCTGGCCCGCGCCCTTGATTTCTGCCAAAAAAACAACATCGGTTCTTTTCGCATCAACAGCCAGATCCTTCCCTTAAAAACACACCCGGATATGGGGTATGATATCGGCGATCTGCCCGGTTCACAAGAACTGATCCGTGCCTTCAAAGCCTGCGGCGAATTCAGCTTAACCCATGATATCAGAACCACGTTTCACCCGGACCAGTTTATTGTTTTGTCGTCCCCCCGTCCGGACGTGGTTCAGCGGTCTGTATCCGATCTTGAATACCAGGCCCAGGTGGCGGAATGGGTGAATGCCGATGTGATCAACATTCATGCCGGCGGCGTGTATGGAGATAAACCCTCGGCGATTTCCCGCCTCATGAAAACCATTGACACCCTTTCTGATCCAATCAGAAAAAGATTGACCCTTGAAAATGATGACAAAAGCTATTCTCCCCATGATCTTTTGCCTGTGTGCCGGGATCTGAAGATCCCCTTGGTCTACGACGTCCACCACCACCGATGTCTCCCGGACGGGCTGGCAGTTGAAACGGCCACCCAACGCGCCCTGGACACATGGAACCGTGAACCTTTGTTTCATTTATCCTCTCCCAAAAACGGCTGGGACGGCCCAAGCCCCGGAAAGCACCACGATTTTATTGACCCCAACGATCTGCCCCGGCATTGGATTCCCATGGACATTACCGTTGAAATCGAGGCAAAGGCCAAAGAAATTGCCGTAAAACAACTCATGGCAGATTTAAAATTTATCCATACCTGA
- a CDS encoding TRAP transporter small permease subunit, which translates to MKNALLKVRQTVDRLNDWIGRIFAWLIIPLVLITVMEVVLRRGFGSPTIWSFEVLKQIYAVHFMLVAAYGLLHGTHVSVDVFTQMLSEKKQAILSIISYLIFYFPFCILGVWQGYIFAATSWKMKEHTWSVFAPAIYPVKTVIVLTFVLLLIQGISQVIKEIFIIKEWDDV; encoded by the coding sequence GTGAAAAATGCTTTGTTAAAAGTCAGGCAAACCGTGGACAGGCTGAACGACTGGATCGGCCGGATATTTGCCTGGCTCATCATACCCCTGGTGCTGATCACAGTGATGGAAGTTGTTTTGCGGCGGGGGTTCGGATCTCCCACCATATGGAGCTTTGAGGTGCTCAAACAGATCTACGCCGTGCATTTCATGCTGGTGGCGGCCTATGGCCTGCTCCATGGGACCCACGTTTCTGTGGACGTCTTCACCCAGATGCTGTCCGAAAAAAAGCAGGCCATACTCTCAATCATTTCCTACCTGATATTTTATTTCCCCTTTTGTATCCTGGGGGTATGGCAGGGCTATATCTTTGCTGCCACGTCCTGGAAAATGAAGGAGCATACCTGGAGTGTGTTTGCCCCGGCAATCTATCCTGTGAAAACGGTGATCGTGCTGACCTTTGTGCTGCTCTTGATCCAGGGGATATCCCAGGTGATCAAGGAGATCTTCATAATTAAGGAATGGGATGATGTTTGA
- a CDS encoding TRAP transporter large permease subunit, which produces MFDISPEWLTILMFAGLLIGLFMGHPLAFVLGGLAVIFGYVGWGPSIFYLFMNRIWGVMDNYVLLAIPLFVFMAQLLDSSGVAGELFRAMRYLLGPMPGGIGLTVVIVSTLFAACTGIVGASIVTMGLLALPMMLEYGYQKELSCGAISASGTLGILIPPIIMLVVMANQATISVGKLFAGAVFPGVILSVLYLAYIVVRCWKNPDLGPAISEQEAAEVTRAQIFFMVMKSLVPPMILVLGVLGSIFTGIATPTEASGVGAFIAFLMVIVYGKFSWEVLKKAAVNTLRINTMVIFLLCGATCFTGVFLGIGGGDVVTGFVLGLGFGKWGIFWVMMAIVFLLGMFIDWIGIVLICFLLFLPIAKSLGFDLVWFVVMIAVNLQASFLTPPFGYALFYIKGVASPEVKLAHVYRGIVPFVLLMMAGLVLCAVFPEAVLWLPSVMVE; this is translated from the coding sequence ATGTTTGATATCAGTCCGGAGTGGTTGACAATTTTGATGTTTGCAGGGCTTTTGATCGGTTTGTTCATGGGTCACCCCCTGGCATTTGTCTTGGGTGGGCTGGCCGTTATTTTCGGGTATGTGGGCTGGGGACCTTCCATTTTTTATCTGTTTATGAACCGCATATGGGGGGTGATGGACAACTATGTCCTATTGGCCATCCCGCTCTTTGTCTTTATGGCCCAGCTGCTGGATTCCTCGGGTGTGGCCGGGGAATTGTTCCGGGCCATGCGGTATCTGCTCGGCCCCATGCCCGGCGGGATCGGGCTGACCGTGGTCATTGTCTCCACCCTGTTTGCAGCCTGCACCGGGATTGTGGGCGCATCCATTGTGACCATGGGGCTTTTAGCCCTGCCCATGATGCTGGAGTACGGCTACCAAAAGGAGTTGAGCTGCGGAGCGATTTCAGCCTCCGGCACCCTGGGCATTCTGATTCCGCCGATCATTATGCTGGTGGTCATGGCCAACCAGGCCACCATTTCCGTGGGCAAGCTGTTTGCCGGCGCGGTCTTTCCCGGTGTGATTCTCTCTGTGCTCTATCTGGCCTATATCGTTGTCCGCTGCTGGAAAAATCCCGACCTGGGTCCTGCCATCAGTGAACAGGAGGCCGCCGAGGTGACCCGTGCACAGATTTTTTTCATGGTAATGAAGTCATTGGTGCCCCCCATGATCCTGGTACTCGGGGTGCTGGGCAGTATCTTTACGGGCATTGCCACCCCCACGGAAGCCTCCGGGGTCGGGGCCTTTATTGCATTTTTAATGGTCATCGTATACGGCAAGTTTTCCTGGGAGGTATTGAAAAAGGCGGCGGTGAACACCCTACGCATCAACACCATGGTGATCTTTCTGCTGTGCGGGGCCACCTGTTTTACCGGTGTCTTTCTGGGCATTGGCGGCGGGGATGTGGTCACAGGATTTGTCTTGGGCCTGGGATTTGGTAAATGGGGCATTTTCTGGGTGATGATGGCCATTGTTTTTTTATTGGGTATGTTCATCGACTGGATCGGGATTGTCCTCATCTGTTTTCTTTTGTTTTTGCCCATTGCGAAAAGCCTTGGATTTGACCTGGTCTGGTTTGTGGTCATGATCGCCGTAAATTTACAGGCCTCCTTTCTCACCCCGCCATTTGGCTATGCCCTGTTCTACATTAAAGGGGTTGCATCGCCCGAGGTCAAGCTGGCCCATGTCTACCGGGGTATTGTCCCCTTTGTGCTCCTGATGATGGCAGGCCTTGTGCTCTGTGCCGTGTTTCCCGAGGCCGTGCTCTGGCTGCCCTCGGTCATGGTTGAGTAA